The genomic interval TTTTTTTAATTAGAACTTTCCAGAGATATAGTGCTAAAAAAAACAAATTAGCTAATATTGTTTCAAAGTATTATAAATTAAAATTAGCAAAATATTATGGTATTTATATTGGCCAAAATACGAAAATTGGAATTGGATTAAGTCTTCCACATCCAAATGGAATTATTTTTGGTGATGGCGTAGTAATTGGTAATAATGTTACAATTTACCAACAAGTTACTTTTGGTGTTGCTAGAAGAGAAGATTCCCCTGCAGGGAAATACCCTATAATAGGAGATGATTGTATTTTTTTTGCGGGAGCTAAAGTCATTGGGAATATTAAAATCGGTTCTAATGTTATAGTTGGAGCTAATTGTGTTTTAAATAGTAACGCTGATGATGATAGTATTTATGTAGGAGTTCCAGGGAAAAAAATAAAGAAGTAATTAAAAAGATACTGAATGAAGGAGATTGTAATGGATTATAAAATATTAATAACGGGTGCAGTTGGCTTTATTGGATTTCACCTTTCAAAAAGATTACTTAACGAATCTTATCAAATAATTGGAATCGATAATTTAAATAATTATTACGATCTAAGTCTAAAACAATCTAGACTTGAAAAGTTAGTCAAATACAACAATTTTAGTTTTTATAAATTAGATATTAAGGATAAAAAAATAGTTGATAATGTCTTTAAAACACATAACCCTATTTACGTTATACATTTAGCTGCTCAAGCAGGAGTGAGATATTCCCTTGATAATCCATATGCTTATGTAGATTCTAATCTAATAGGATTTATGAATATTTTAGAAGCGTGTCGAAATTACCCTGTAAAGCATCTTATTTATGCATCTTCTAGTTCTGTTTATGGTGGAAATAAAGTAATTCCATTTTCCACAAATCATAATGTGGATCATCCTGTATCACTTTATGCAGCTACAAAGAAGGCTAATGAATTAATGGCTCATACATATAGCCATCTTTATGGAATTCCAACCACAGGGTTAAGATTTTTTACTGTATATGGTCCATGGGGGAGGCCAGATATGGCTTATTTTTCTTTTACAAAAGATATTCTGGCAGGAAGGCCTATCAAAGTATTTAATCATGGAAAAATGGAAAGAGATTTTACTTATATCGATGATATTGTAGAGGGAATTGTAAAACTAATTGATAAGATTCCTA from Defluviitalea raffinosedens carries:
- a CDS encoding serine acetyltransferase is translated as MIFINYKDYINLEVYGSSKNFFQKLYARYFLPQTNAVFLIRTFQRYSAKKNKLANIVSKYYKLKLAKYYGIYIGQNTKIGIGLSLPHPNGIIFGDGVVIGNNVTIYQQVTFGVARREDSPAGKYPIIGDDCIFFAGAKVIGNIKIGSNVIVGANCVLNSNADDDSIYVGVPGKKIKK
- a CDS encoding NAD-dependent epimerase, with translation MDYKILITGAVGFIGFHLSKRLLNESYQIIGIDNLNNYYDLSLKQSRLEKLVKYNNFSFYKLDIKDKKIVDNVFKTHNPIYVIHLAAQAGVRYSLDNPYAYVDSNLIGFMNILEACRNYPVKHLIYASSSSVYGGNKVIPFSTNHNVDHPVSLYAATKKANELMAHTYSHLYGIPTTGLRFFTVYGPWGRPDMAYFSFTKDILAGRPIKVFNHGKMERDFTYIDDIVEGIVKLIDKIPITNNEWDESKDGISTSFAPYKIYNIGNNNPVSLMRFINALESALGKEAKKIYMDMQPGDVLKTYADVSDLERDINFKPSTTIEDGLKKFVDWYISYYKIQS